In the Malus domestica chromosome 16, GDT2T_hap1 genome, one interval contains:
- the LOC103404016 gene encoding uncharacterized protein, translated as MTNISMSPFMNEIEWIDPPRGFTMPHFIPYKGDEDSDRHLKYYRSTMILYRNNDALMCKIFSTTLQGEAQDWFHTLPPQSILSFNELSFVFTKEYSSNRSIKRTSDHLFNIVKDPRETIRNYVKRFKVEKAKIVGCNEDITTAAFRNGLPTEHPLFRKLIMGEELTLTSSYALAEKHALWDEAKHSNKNELEKKHMERSPTREDSALETFTKFIVPIGQILRKLKNEPWFELPPPMKCDLTSLDHTKYCAFHQGPGHTTNGCLKWKKYLEKLTNEGQCDEYLDRSTNQPTQAGEVPITP; from the coding sequence atgaccaacataagcatgtCACCATTCATGAATGAGATCGAGTGGATTGATCCACCTCGCGGGTTCACTATGCCTCACTTCATTCCGTACAAAGGAGACGAAGATTCGGATCGACATCTTAAGTATTACCGCAGTACCATGATCCTCTACAGGAACAACGATGCGCTTATGTGCAAAATTTTTTCCACAACTTTACAAGGCGAGGCACAAGACTGGTTTCACACTTTACCGCCGCAGTCGATCCTGAGTTTTAACgaactttcctttgttttcactAAGGAGTATTCGTCTAACCGCTCAATCAAAAGGACATCCGACCATCTCTTTAACATCGTAAAAGACCCTCGGGAGACAATTCGTAACTATGTCAAGAGGTTCAAAGTGGAGAAGGCCAAGATTGTTGGCTGTAACGAAGACATAACAACGGCAGCATTCAGAAATGGGCTTCCCACCGAACATCCTttattcagaaaattgatcatgggAGAAGAATTGACCCTAACATcttcgtatgctttggcagaAAAGCATGCATTATGGGACGAGGCCAAGCATTCTAACAAAAACGAGTTGGAAAAGAAGCACATGGAACGTTCCCCGACCAGAGAAGACTCAGCGCTTGAAACATTCACCAAGTTCATAGTTCCAATCGGCCAAATTCTCCGCAAGCTCAAGAATGAACCTTGGTTCGAACTGCCGCCACCCATGAAATGCGATCTTACTAGTCTGGATCATACAAAATATTGTGCATTCCATCAAGGACCAGGCCACACTACCAACGGCTGCCTGAAGTGGAAGAAATACCTTGAGAAACTGACAAATGAGGGCCAATGCGACGAATATCTTGATAGGTCAACAAACCAGCCTACTCAAGCAGGGGAAGTTCCCATCACCCCCTGA